A genome region from Sceloporus undulatus isolate JIND9_A2432 ecotype Alabama chromosome 1, SceUnd_v1.1, whole genome shotgun sequence includes the following:
- the LOC121919302 gene encoding ER membrane protein complex subunit 9-like, translating into MAEVEISARAYVKMCLHAARYPHAAVNGLLLAQRQRATSGQPECLCITDCVPLFHSHLSLTVMLEVALNQVDAWSSEADLHLAGYYQANSGIDDKSLSSLAQKTAGRIAELYDHAVLIMLDNRKFTINPRVPPIIVLEQKERQWVPKDKNLVMWSDWESSRHICKSLLEAKAYSQLVDFDAHLDDIREDWTNQQLNTEIAQLVSVANGSA; encoded by the coding sequence ATGGCAGAAGTGGAGATATCAGCCCGAGCATATGTCAAGATGTGCCTTCACGCAGCCCGTTACCCCCATGCAGCAGTGAATGGACTGCTTCTGGCCCAAAGGCAGAGGGCAACAAGTGGGCAACCAGAATGCCTTTGCATCACAGACTGTGTCCCCCTCTTCCACAGCCACCTGTCGCTCACGGTCATGCTGGAAGTGGCCCTAAACCAGGTTGATGCATGGAGCTCAGAAGCAGATCTGCATCTGGCTGGCTATTATCAGGCAAACTCTGGGATTGACGACAAAAGCCTCTCATCCCTTGCGCAAAAGACTGCTGGACGCATTGCTGAACTTTATGACCATGCCGTCCTTATCATGTTAGATAACCGCAAGTTCACGATCAATCCCCGAGTTCCTCCAATAATTGTGTTGGAGCAGAAGGAGCGACAGTGGGTTCCCAAAGACAAGAACCTGGTCATGTGGAGCGACTGGGAATCATCTCGCCACATCTGCAAGTCCCTCCTAGAAGCCAAGGCTTATTCCCAATTGGTTGACTTTGATGCCCACCTGGATGACATCAGAGAGGACTGGACCAATCAGCAACTAAATACAGAAATCGCCCAGCTGGTGTCAGTAGCCAATGGCAGTGCATGA